One stretch of Hymenobacter chitinivorans DSM 11115 DNA includes these proteins:
- a CDS encoding alpha/beta fold hydrolase: MDVLRRNNVTVSGAGTQAMVLVHGFGCDQHMWRLVAPAFEAHYRVVLLDLVGAGQSELAAYEPAHYNTLAAHAADVLQVLATLNLHDVVFVGHSVSAMIGVLAAIAEPARIGRLVLVAPSPRYLNDAGYTGGFEPADIDELLQAMDSNYLGWSGAITPVIMGHPERPELSAELNNSFCRTDPTIARHFARVTFLADNRADLPLVSTPALILQCAHDALAPLAVGYYLQQHLPAAELVILDTSGHCPHLSAPQATVAAMFHFLGLAAPPPDERR; the protein is encoded by the coding sequence ATGGATGTTTTAAGGCGCAACAATGTCACCGTTTCCGGAGCTGGAACTCAGGCCATGGTGCTGGTGCACGGCTTCGGCTGCGACCAGCACATGTGGCGTCTGGTGGCCCCGGCTTTCGAGGCCCACTACCGCGTGGTGCTGCTCGACCTGGTAGGAGCGGGGCAGTCGGAGCTGGCGGCCTACGAGCCGGCCCACTACAACACGCTGGCGGCCCACGCCGCCGATGTGCTGCAGGTGCTGGCAACTCTGAACCTGCACGACGTGGTATTCGTGGGCCACTCGGTCAGCGCCATGATTGGCGTGCTGGCCGCCATTGCGGAGCCGGCCCGCATTGGTCGGCTGGTGCTGGTGGCACCCTCGCCGCGCTACCTCAACGACGCGGGCTACACCGGCGGCTTCGAGCCGGCCGACATCGACGAGCTGCTGCAGGCCATGGACAGCAACTACCTGGGCTGGTCGGGAGCCATTACGCCCGTTATTATGGGCCACCCCGAGCGGCCCGAGCTCAGCGCCGAGCTCAACAACAGCTTCTGCCGTACCGACCCCACCATTGCCCGCCACTTCGCCCGGGTCACGTTTCTGGCCGACAACCGGGCTGACCTGCCCCTGGTCAGCACCCCGGCCCTGATTCTGCAGTGCGCCCACGATGCGCTGGCGCCCCTGGCCGTGGGCTACTACCTGCAGCAGCATCTGCCCGCTGCCGAGCTGGTCATCCTCGACACCTCGGGCCACTGCCCCCACCTGAGTGCGCCCCAGGCTACTGTGGCCGCCATGTTTCACTTTCTGGGCCTTGCTGCCCCGCCGCCCGATGAGCGCCGCTGA